One Methylomarinovum tepidoasis DNA window includes the following coding sequences:
- a CDS encoding glutaredoxin family protein, with amino-acid sequence MRRWVLYGTAACHLCEQAEALLKQAGCDFDKIDITADADLTARYGVRIPVLVDRMQDRELGWPFDLATVRNFIDAEG; translated from the coding sequence GTGAGGCGCTGGGTATTGTACGGCACCGCCGCCTGCCACCTGTGCGAGCAGGCCGAGGCGTTGCTTAAGCAGGCCGGATGCGACTTCGACAAGATCGACATCACCGCTGACGCCGACCTGACGGCGCGCTACGGCGTTCGGATTCCGGTCCTGGTCGACAGAATGCAGGATCGGGAACTGGGGTGGCCGTTCGATCTGGCCACGGTTCGGAATTTCATCGACGCGGAGGGATGA
- a CDS encoding metal-dependent hydrolase, translating to MANFKTHLGAATLISGAAATTVADIGLVDAHQAPLLFALGVLGGLLPDIDADNSTPVRLVFTLLGLAAAFEAVFYMLEHYRFSISELCVLAAAVFAAVRYLVFELFLRLTEHRGVFHSLLAVVFFTLLTTSLSYHFTSASPRLAWLQGLFVGLGYCVHLTLDELFSVDLLGGRLKRSFGTALKPFGRDLKATLAMGALTVALANTLPNPQILTNLLSRETLIEPVQEKLWPARGRWFAQWRHPRPRTGRLLVLE from the coding sequence ATGGCCAATTTCAAGACCCACCTCGGCGCCGCCACCCTGATCAGCGGCGCGGCAGCGACCACGGTCGCCGATATCGGCCTGGTGGATGCCCACCAAGCCCCGCTCCTGTTCGCACTTGGGGTTTTGGGCGGGCTGCTACCGGACATCGACGCCGACAACTCCACGCCGGTGCGACTGGTCTTCACCCTGCTGGGACTGGCGGCAGCCTTTGAGGCCGTCTTCTACATGCTGGAACATTACCGCTTCAGCATCAGCGAGCTGTGCGTCCTGGCGGCCGCCGTCTTCGCCGCCGTCCGTTATCTCGTCTTCGAGCTGTTCCTGCGCCTGACCGAACACCGCGGCGTGTTCCATTCGCTACTGGCGGTCGTCTTCTTCACGCTCCTGACCACCAGCCTCTCCTACCACTTCACCAGTGCTTCCCCGCGTCTGGCCTGGCTGCAGGGGCTGTTCGTCGGGCTGGGCTACTGCGTCCACCTGACCCTGGACGAGCTGTTCAGCGTCGATCTGCTCGGCGGGCGCCTGAAGCGTTCCTTCGGCACCGCCCTCAAGCCCTTTGGCCGGGATCTCAAGGCCACCCTGGCGATGGGGGCGCTGACCGTGGCGCTCGCCAACACCCTGCCGAATCCACAGATCCTGACGAACCTCTTGAGCCGGGAAACCCTGATCGAGCCGGTCCAGGAAAAATTATGGCCCGCCCGGGGCCGCTGGTTCGCCCAATGGCGCCACCCGCGGCCCCGGACGGGCCGTCTGTTGGTTCTGGAATGA
- a CDS encoding zinc-dependent alcohol dehydrogenase family protein, with amino-acid sequence MKAIVTERAGGPNVLQLVEMPRPRIERDDQVLVEIRAVGVNPIDYKMRNDLDRFPVTKPAILGCDGAGVVTEVGAGVARFKPGDEVYFCQPGFNGRQGTYAEYAVVDEALVAHKPKSLDFVHAAAAPLVLITAWEALYDRARLQNGQTVLVPGGAGGVGHMAIQLARIVGARVASSVSSDDKARFVAELGAERVICYRSEDVVEAVRSWTGGEGVDVAFDTLGDDVFRQCCAAARVYGDLVTILLPPPDIDWTDARIRNLRISLEMMLTPVLLELPEWEKHQGHILASAAELFDQGRLKVQVARTFPLEEAAAAQEYLEKRHPIGKVVLTLA; translated from the coding sequence ATGAAAGCGATCGTGACCGAACGGGCCGGAGGCCCGAATGTCCTGCAGCTGGTGGAAATGCCCAGGCCCCGGATCGAACGGGACGATCAGGTGCTGGTGGAGATCCGGGCGGTGGGGGTCAACCCCATCGACTACAAGATGCGCAACGACCTGGACCGCTTTCCGGTGACGAAACCGGCGATCCTCGGTTGCGACGGGGCCGGCGTCGTCACCGAGGTGGGGGCGGGCGTGGCGCGCTTCAAGCCCGGGGACGAAGTCTATTTCTGCCAGCCCGGCTTCAACGGCCGCCAGGGCACCTATGCCGAGTATGCCGTGGTGGACGAAGCCCTGGTGGCCCACAAGCCGAAATCCCTGGACTTCGTTCATGCCGCCGCCGCCCCCTTAGTGCTCATCACCGCCTGGGAGGCCCTCTACGACCGGGCCCGTTTGCAGAACGGCCAGACGGTGCTGGTTCCCGGCGGCGCCGGTGGGGTCGGCCACATGGCCATCCAGCTGGCCAGGATCGTCGGCGCCCGGGTGGCGAGCTCGGTCAGCAGCGACGACAAGGCCCGTTTCGTAGCGGAACTGGGGGCCGAGCGGGTGATTTGCTACCGCAGCGAAGACGTGGTCGAGGCGGTCCGGTCCTGGACCGGGGGAGAAGGGGTCGATGTCGCTTTCGACACCCTGGGCGATGACGTGTTCCGCCAGTGCTGCGCCGCCGCCAGGGTGTACGGCGATCTGGTCACCATCCTGCTGCCGCCTCCCGACATCGACTGGACTGACGCCCGGATCCGCAATCTGCGCATCTCCCTGGAAATGATGCTGACGCCGGTGCTGCTGGAACTGCCGGAATGGGAAAAGCACCAGGGCCACATCCTCGCCAGCGCCGCCGAACTGTTCGATCAGGGCCGGCTCAAGGTGCAGGTGGCCAGGACCTTCCCGCTGGAGGAAGCGGCCGCCGCCCAGGAATACCTGGAAAAACGGCATCCTATCGGCAAGGTCGTGCTGACCCTGGCGTAA
- a CDS encoding cupin domain-containing protein: MDIERKMETVCRDWHARGFSCDLWVDPPRQRWEDFVHAVDELVMVLEGEMEFEIAGKVYHPQPGEELFIPAGAVHSARNVGTTTARWLYGYRKK, encoded by the coding sequence ATGGACATCGAGCGCAAGATGGAAACCGTCTGCCGCGACTGGCATGCTCGCGGTTTCAGCTGCGATCTGTGGGTCGATCCCCCAAGGCAGCGCTGGGAGGACTTCGTCCACGCCGTGGACGAGCTGGTGATGGTGCTGGAAGGAGAGATGGAATTCGAGATCGCCGGCAAGGTGTATCATCCCCAGCCGGGGGAAGAGCTGTTCATCCCCGCCGGGGCGGTGCATTCGGCCCGCAACGTCGGCACCACCACCGCCCGCTGGCTTTACGGTTACCGGAAAAAGTGA
- a CDS encoding putative lipoprotein, translating into MPVVTRAWVPLAVLLLLLTACSFSESSKVFSKSVSSPFSWSSDSSSPAKEKKYQEEVADYTSAYVRSTAKETDIERFRKGLAEIAARIGIPDWENHPATFYGIGQGLRKAGLEGIEYETFKKNLAGDDYAKIQDIDKGYQGKVYVREGD; encoded by the coding sequence ATGCCTGTCGTAACGCGCGCCTGGGTTCCGCTGGCGGTTCTGTTGCTGCTGTTGACCGCCTGTTCCTTCTCCGAAAGCAGCAAGGTGTTTTCCAAGAGCGTTTCCAGTCCCTTTTCCTGGAGCAGCGACAGCTCGTCTCCGGCGAAGGAGAAAAAATATCAGGAGGAGGTGGCTGACTACACCTCGGCCTATGTTCGTTCCACCGCGAAGGAGACGGACATCGAACGTTTCCGCAAAGGGCTTGCGGAGATCGCCGCACGGATCGGCATTCCCGACTGGGAGAATCATCCAGCGACTTTCTATGGTATCGGTCAAGGGCTTCGCAAGGCCGGTCTCGAGGGGATCGAATATGAAACCTTCAAAAAGAATCTGGCCGGCGATGATTATGCCAAGATCCAGGACATCGACAAGGGTTACCAGGGCAAGGTGTACGTCAGGGAAGGGGATTGA